A single window of Pogona vitticeps strain Pit_001003342236 chromosome 11, PviZW2.1, whole genome shotgun sequence DNA harbors:
- the SATL1 gene encoding spermidine/spermine N(1)-acetyltransferase-like protein 1 gives MSHANLVKHFQVRPAEPRDCPDILRLIKELAAYEEMPDAVKITETDLLRDGFGSRPCFHCLLAEVKSQDERPLAAADIVGFAMYYFTYDTWIGKILYLEDFYVTEEFRGWGIGTKLLKRLSQIAIETNCSCMHFLVVVWNKPSMEYYMRRGASDLSTEEGWHLLRFDKENLTRMASEE, from the exons ATGTCACACGCTAACCTCGTGAAGCACTTCCAGGTCCGTCCAGCAGAGCCACGGGACTGCCCGGACATCCTGCGTCTCATCAAA GAACTAGCTGCTTATGAAGAAATGCCTGATGCggtcaaaataacagaaacag ATTTACTTCGAGACGGTTTTGGATCGCGCCCGTGCTTCCACTGTTTACTGGCAGAAGTAAAAAGTCAAGACGAAAGGCCATTGGCAG CTGCTGACATTGTGGGCTTTGCTATGTATTACTTCACATATGACACCTGGATTGGCAAGATACTGTACTTAGAAGACTTCTATGTCACGGAAGAATTTAGAG GCTGGGGCATTGGaaccaaacttttaaaaagactcAGCCAG ATTGCCATCGAGACCAACTGTAGCTGCATGCATTTTCTTGTGGTCGTATGGAACAAACCATCTATGGAGTACTACATGAGGCGAGGGGCTTCGGACCTTTCCACCGAGGAAGGCTGGCATCTTTTGAGATTTGACAAAGAAAATCTAACCAGGATGGCATCTGAGGAATGA
- the APOOL gene encoding MICOS complex subunit MIC27 isoform X2, which yields MAAKVAKWAATPIALASANASASSKEQSQSPQVKTHQLPIYNAPPLNSKYIEEEPGRLQTGISVVRKTTSHYINGFKDAYLFVKNGIISSIQFGKDAYVYLKNPPPEFLPKVGVITVSGLTGLVLARKGSKFKKIAYPLGLGTLGVCVCYPAQSVLIAKVTGGKVYAVSHATYEAAGSLWRKKSPAEMPHAQKRDAQEDSSPGLKTQQSISEASEATHASQGKAEALEMQFRAARTFGQKDSISLTPGEKAPSLRTDVSKPSKFKPDPSLMDYGQSSPEDKDMYSMRS from the exons GTAGCAAAATGGGCAGCTACTCCCATAGCCTTGGCCTCTGCTAATGCCTCTGCTTCCAGCAAAGAACAATCACAGTCTCCTCAAGTTAAGACACATCAG ctTCCGATTTATAATGCTCCACCTTTGAATTCAAAATACATTGAAGAAGAGCCAGGTCGCTTGCAAACTGGAATTTCAGTAGTAAGAAAAACAACAAGTCACTACATTAATGGCTTCAAG GATGCCTACCTTTTTGTCAAAAATGGAATAATATCTTCCATACAGTTTGGAAAAG ATGCctatgtttatctgaagaacccACCTCCAGAATTTCTTCCCAAAGTTGGTGTGATTACAGTTTCAGGACTGACTGGCCTTGTCTTAGCAAGGAAAG GGTCCAAATTTAAGAAAATCGCCTATCCTTTGGGACTTGGCACACTGGGTGTATGTGTTTGCTATCCAGCACAATCAGTACTTATTGCCAAG GTAACGGGCGGAAAAGTTTATGCTGTGAGCCACGCAACCTATGAAGCAGCAGGATCACTATGGAGGAAAAAATCTCCTGCAGAGATGCCACACGCCCAGAAGAGAGATGCTCAG GAAGATTCCAGCCCAGGGTTGAAAACACAGCAGAGCATTTCGGAGGCTTCTGAGGCCACCCATGCATCCCAGGGAAAGGCAGAAGCACTGGAGATGCAGTTTCGTGCCGCCAGGACCTTTGGCCAAAAAGATTCCATCTCTCTGACGCCTGGAGAGAAGGCGCCAAGTCTCAGAACAG ATGTGTCGAAGCCTTCAAAGTTTAAACCAGACCCCAGCCTCATGGACTACGGCCAGTCCAGCCCTGAAGATAAAGACATGTACAGCATGAGAAGCTAA
- the APOOL gene encoding MICOS complex subunit MIC27 isoform X1, with translation MAAKVAKWAATPIALASANASASSKEQSQSPQVKTHQLPIYNAPPLNSKYIEEEPGRLQTGISVVRKTTSHYINGFKDAYLFVKNGIISSIQFGKDAYVYLKNPPPEFLPKVGVITVSGLTGLVLARKGSKFKKIAYPLGLGTLGVCVCYPAQSVLIAKVTGGKVYAVSHATYEAAGSLWRKKSPAEMPHAQKRDAQLQEDSSPGLKTQQSISEASEATHASQGKAEALEMQFRAARTFGQKDSISLTPGEKAPSLRTDVSKPSKFKPDPSLMDYGQSSPEDKDMYSMRS, from the exons GTAGCAAAATGGGCAGCTACTCCCATAGCCTTGGCCTCTGCTAATGCCTCTGCTTCCAGCAAAGAACAATCACAGTCTCCTCAAGTTAAGACACATCAG ctTCCGATTTATAATGCTCCACCTTTGAATTCAAAATACATTGAAGAAGAGCCAGGTCGCTTGCAAACTGGAATTTCAGTAGTAAGAAAAACAACAAGTCACTACATTAATGGCTTCAAG GATGCCTACCTTTTTGTCAAAAATGGAATAATATCTTCCATACAGTTTGGAAAAG ATGCctatgtttatctgaagaacccACCTCCAGAATTTCTTCCCAAAGTTGGTGTGATTACAGTTTCAGGACTGACTGGCCTTGTCTTAGCAAGGAAAG GGTCCAAATTTAAGAAAATCGCCTATCCTTTGGGACTTGGCACACTGGGTGTATGTGTTTGCTATCCAGCACAATCAGTACTTATTGCCAAG GTAACGGGCGGAAAAGTTTATGCTGTGAGCCACGCAACCTATGAAGCAGCAGGATCACTATGGAGGAAAAAATCTCCTGCAGAGATGCCACACGCCCAGAAGAGAGATGCTCAG CTGCAGGAAGATTCCAGCCCAGGGTTGAAAACACAGCAGAGCATTTCGGAGGCTTCTGAGGCCACCCATGCATCCCAGGGAAAGGCAGAAGCACTGGAGATGCAGTTTCGTGCCGCCAGGACCTTTGGCCAAAAAGATTCCATCTCTCTGACGCCTGGAGAGAAGGCGCCAAGTCTCAGAACAG ATGTGTCGAAGCCTTCAAAGTTTAAACCAGACCCCAGCCTCATGGACTACGGCCAGTCCAGCCCTGAAGATAAAGACATGTACAGCATGAGAAGCTAA